The following proteins are co-located in the Acinetobacter sp. NCu2D-2 genome:
- the lolB gene encoding lipoprotein insertase outer membrane protein LolB has protein sequence MPKLNSMTCAVFASSILFLTGCQQIAKPQAQANTPVLEHPSEETAQDVKATNQFQLQGKIGVKTTAQSGSAFFTWVQDDQDFDIELTGILGIGKTQISGQPGNVSLNSAKTGLIQAATPEELLQRATGWQAPITHLVDWVQAQPATTSAQTQQDQQNRLVQIIEDGWTVDLSYNEQAQLPNRLILKQALESGKENRITMVIQNR, from the coding sequence ATGCCAAAATTAAATTCAATGACTTGTGCAGTCTTTGCATCAAGCATTCTATTTTTAACAGGGTGTCAGCAGATCGCAAAACCACAGGCTCAAGCCAATACACCTGTGCTTGAACATCCATCTGAAGAAACTGCGCAAGATGTCAAAGCAACTAACCAATTTCAACTTCAAGGTAAAATTGGGGTGAAAACTACGGCACAAAGCGGCAGTGCATTTTTTACATGGGTACAAGATGATCAAGATTTTGACATTGAGCTCACAGGTATCTTAGGCATTGGAAAAACTCAAATTTCAGGACAACCGGGTAACGTCAGTCTAAACAGTGCGAAAACTGGACTGATTCAGGCTGCAACCCCTGAAGAACTGCTTCAACGTGCAACAGGTTGGCAAGCCCCTATCACCCATTTAGTCGATTGGGTACAAGCTCAACCTGCAACTACGTCTGCACAAACACAGCAAGATCAACAAAATCGTTTAGTGCAAATTATTGAAGATGGCTGGACGGTAGATTTGAGTTATAACGAACAAGCTCAACTGCCAAACCGTTTGATTTTGAAGCAAGCGCTTGAGTCGGGTAAAGAAAATCGTATTACAATGGTCATTCAAAACCGCTAA
- the ispE gene encoding 4-(cytidine 5'-diphospho)-2-C-methyl-D-erythritol kinase: MIRAPSPSKLNLFLHITGRRENGYHELQSIFQLIDLCDWLEFEQTDDGQIKIEGLDTVNLENNLIYRAAMMLKPHASAYTGLNIRIEKNIPMGAGLGGGSSNAATTLIILNQLWQCGLNTEQLAELGVKLGADVPIFVHGKNAWAEGIGEHLTFIDLDQKQYIVLKPDCFISTQLLFSQKTLTRDTKSTKFCAYQETPSDFGNNFEPLARRLYPEVDEAMQYLDQFGVAKLTGTGACVFVEVTDKLNIEDVLANSPCKSYLVNSLKESPLVQFKVR, encoded by the coding sequence ATGATTCGTGCACCCTCTCCTTCAAAATTAAATTTGTTTTTGCACATTACAGGTCGCCGTGAAAATGGCTATCACGAGCTACAGAGCATTTTTCAGTTAATTGACTTATGCGATTGGCTCGAATTTGAGCAAACAGATGATGGGCAAATTAAAATTGAAGGATTGGATACGGTCAATTTAGAAAATAATCTGATTTATCGTGCAGCGATGATGCTAAAACCGCATGCAAGCGCATATACAGGTCTAAATATTCGCATTGAAAAAAATATTCCGATGGGTGCAGGACTTGGCGGTGGTTCATCTAATGCTGCAACAACCCTGATTATTTTGAATCAACTTTGGCAATGTGGCTTGAATACTGAACAACTGGCTGAACTGGGGGTGAAGTTAGGTGCAGATGTCCCTATTTTTGTACATGGTAAAAATGCATGGGCTGAAGGTATTGGTGAACACTTAACATTCATAGACTTAGATCAAAAACAATACATTGTGCTCAAACCTGACTGTTTTATCAGCACTCAATTGCTTTTTTCACAAAAAACGTTGACAAGAGACACGAAGAGCACTAAATTTTGCGCCTATCAGGAAACGCCATCTGATTTTGGAAATAACTTTGAGCCACTGGCAAGACGTTTATATCCCGAAGTCGATGAAGCAATGCAATATCTCGACCAGTTCGGTGTTGCAAAACTTACAGGTACAGGTGCTTGTGTGTTTGTTGAAGTAACTGATAAATTGAATATCGAAGATGTTCTGGCAAACTCACCATGTAAATCTTACTTGGTCAACAGTTTAAAAGAATCACCTTTAGTTCAGTTTAAAGTTCGTTAG
- a CDS encoding ribose-phosphate pyrophosphokinase — protein sequence MPNLVVFSGTAHPQFAQKVVSHLHIPLGAASVGQFSDGEIAVEITENVRGKDVFIVQPTCAPTNDNLMEILVMADALRRASAGRITAVIPYFGYARQDRRPRSSRVPITAKVVADMLTTVGIDRVVMIDLHADQIQGFFDIPVDNIYGTPALLADLRQQSHHNLMVVSPDVGGVVRARAVAKQMGDIDLAIIDKRRQKANESQVMHLIGDVKDRDCVIVDDMVDTAGTLCKAADALKNFGARKVIAYATHPVLSGKALENLKNSVIDELVVTDTIPLSEEALALGKIRQVSVASMVAETIRRINNEESISAMFDSYL from the coding sequence ATGCCCAATCTTGTCGTTTTTAGTGGAACCGCACATCCACAATTCGCTCAAAAAGTCGTAAGCCACTTACATATTCCTCTAGGCGCTGCCTCTGTAGGTCAGTTCTCTGATGGTGAAATCGCTGTAGAGATTACTGAAAACGTTCGTGGTAAAGACGTATTTATCGTGCAACCTACTTGCGCCCCAACTAACGATAACCTGATGGAAATCTTAGTCATGGCTGACGCATTACGTCGCGCGAGTGCTGGTCGTATCACTGCTGTGATTCCTTACTTTGGTTATGCTCGTCAAGACCGTCGTCCGCGTTCAAGCCGTGTGCCAATTACTGCTAAAGTTGTTGCAGATATGCTAACAACTGTAGGTATTGACCGCGTTGTGATGATTGACCTTCACGCCGACCAAATCCAAGGTTTCTTCGATATTCCTGTAGACAACATCTACGGTACTCCTGCGCTTTTAGCTGATCTTCGTCAACAGTCTCATCACAACCTAATGGTGGTTTCACCTGACGTTGGTGGTGTTGTACGTGCACGTGCAGTGGCTAAGCAAATGGGTGATATCGATCTTGCAATTATCGATAAACGTCGTCAAAAAGCGAATGAATCACAAGTGATGCATTTAATTGGTGATGTTAAAGACCGTGACTGTGTCATCGTTGATGACATGGTAGATACTGCTGGTACACTTTGCAAAGCAGCTGATGCATTGAAAAACTTCGGTGCACGTAAAGTTATTGCTTATGCAACTCACCCAGTATTGTCTGGTAAAGCACTCGAAAATCTTAAAAATTCTGTAATTGATGAATTGGTTGTAACAGATACCATTCCTCTTTCAGAAGAAGCTTTAGCACTTGGTAAGATTCGCCAAGTTTCAGTAGCAAGTATGGTTGCTGAAACAATTCGTCGTATTAACAACGAAGAATCTATTAGCGCAATGTTCGATTCTTATCTATAA
- the rplY gene encoding 50S ribosomal protein L25 gives MANFVLNAVARDEAVQGKGASRRLRLQNKVPAIIYGGEAAPVAVSLELRQLVKFLESNAFFEEVIEIDVDGKVESVKIQALQRHPAKNTPMHADFKRA, from the coding sequence ATGGCAAACTTCGTATTAAATGCAGTAGCACGTGATGAAGCAGTTCAAGGGAAAGGTGCGAGCCGCCGCCTTCGTCTTCAAAACAAAGTACCTGCTATCATTTATGGTGGTGAAGCTGCTCCTGTAGCTGTATCTCTTGAGCTTCGTCAACTTGTTAAATTCCTAGAAAGCAACGCTTTCTTCGAAGAAGTAATCGAAATTGATGTTGATGGTAAAGTTGAAAGCGTTAAAATCCAAGCTTTACAACGTCACCCAGCTAAAAACACTCCAATGCACGCTGACTTCAAACGCGCATAA
- the pth gene encoding aminoacyl-tRNA hydrolase yields the protein MSNLSLIVGLGNPGSEYAQTRHNAGFWFVERLAEQYGISLKNDPKFFGISGRGKIEGQDVRLLLPTTFMNLSGKSVVPFAKFYNIQPEAILIAHDELDMNPGVIRLKTGGGHGGHNGLRDIVPHIGPNFHRLRIGIGHPGSKDRVSGHVLGKAPSSEQNLMDDAIHHALARTKLLVNGEIQQAMNQINAYKPN from the coding sequence GTGTCAAATCTTTCACTGATTGTTGGTTTGGGCAACCCAGGTTCTGAGTATGCCCAAACCCGCCATAATGCAGGCTTCTGGTTTGTTGAACGCCTTGCAGAACAATATGGCATCTCACTTAAAAATGACCCAAAGTTCTTCGGAATCAGCGGTCGAGGCAAAATTGAAGGTCAAGACGTTCGTCTACTTCTTCCAACGACCTTTATGAATCTTTCTGGTAAAAGTGTTGTTCCTTTCGCCAAATTCTACAATATTCAGCCTGAAGCAATTTTAATTGCACATGATGAACTCGATATGAACCCTGGGGTAATCCGCCTAAAAACAGGTGGTGGTCACGGTGGTCACAATGGCTTACGTGATATCGTTCCTCATATTGGTCCAAATTTCCATCGTTTACGTATTGGTATTGGTCATCCTGGTTCCAAAGATCGTGTTTCAGGTCATGTTCTTGGTAAAGCACCAAGCAGTGAACAGAATTTAATGGACGATGCAATTCACCATGCCCTTGCCCGCACTAAATTGCTGGTAAATGGTGAAATACAACAAGCCATGAATCAAATCAACGCCTATAAACCGAACTAA